Within Rissa tridactyla isolate bRisTri1 chromosome 4, bRisTri1.patW.cur.20221130, whole genome shotgun sequence, the genomic segment ttagattagatctcaggaagaaatttttcactctgagggtggtgagcccctggcccaggttgcccagagaagctgtggctgccccatccctggaagggttcaaggccaggctggacggggcttggagcaacgtggtgtggtgggaggtgtccctgcccagggcagggggtggcactgggtgggctttaaggtccgtTCCAGCTCTAACCATACTGTGATTCTATGTATACCTTGCCTGTAGCGTTACCTGATTAGCTGTATTGCCCATGTTCATGGCATCAGCTACTCTGTTTTCCAGGAAGCGCCAAGTGTCCTCGAAGTCAGGGGATGAATCCTGCATCATCACCAGCTCGGTGGTGTTGTAGATGCCAGTGAGCACAGCCCGACGAGTGTACCAGTTAAACTGCAAGGGCATgaaattagagagagagagagaaaggtatGACGTGAATGCAGATCAGGAATGCAGCTCACGAAAGCAGActgaagaacagcaaaggaaaatagcATACCGACGGCACACTCCTTCCCCGCTTAAACTGCGTAACTCGTCTCTGTGATGCAGTGGGCCACCAGCCAACACCGACATCTGACAGCACAGCTGCTCCCGTGGCACCAGACAGAGGTCACAAGCACAGTGTCTAAAACTGCTGAACAAAATCCCCACCGCCTGCTTCTGGCTGCAAACAGGCACCTGCAGCAGACGGCAAGGAATTCTCCCTTGCCCAGCTAGACTGAGTGCACAGTGCAAGAGTTCATCTTTGCTTTACAGACTGCTAGCAGGCAATGCAAAGCTCTGATTCTACATCTGATTAGATGAGAAATGGCTATATTTAGTACTGAACATAAGCTGTGGTTTGCACCAGATATAAGTGTGAAGAAAGGGAACGAACAGAGGACAGAACAGTGGAAGACAGCACAAAGAGATACACCTTTCCCAAATCCTATCACTGAAATACCAGTACTGCCCGCTGAATCACTAAATGCATCAGTATGCTGCTGGCAGCAATGCTGTAGGATCCATTTCAAAAATAGGTTACACAATGCAAAGATGCACAAATAAACAGTTCAGTTTTTCCAGTTGCACTTGCACCACTGGCAGACAAaatatacaaacatttttaaaaacaggtcttCAACTTCACTTGCTGCTATTACCTAGAAAAAAGACTAGAAAAAATGGAATGGTTGTTCCATTCACCACTacaaagcaacagagaaataaaaacactggtctttattttaaaaacaaccgTCGGCTGGAAAGCTCTACTGTCTGCACCACTTTGAGGAAGGGAGTAACATAAGGGATGCTGCCACTTGCAGCTGGATCCTTCATGTGCCTGAGACCAAACTCTTTGTATTGATTCTCCTCCTGCTCCGAAAAAAGCACCTGAAGGGGTCTCTGAGGCATGGGCATACCCTGCCGAGCTCCTGGTGTTGTGAAGAGGGCTGCACTGCCAGTAATGTTAAACCCCTTTActgggaaagagggagcaggCTCGGCATCACAGCTTCACAAGAAAACTCTTGTAACCGGTCAGAAGGTGCAAACAAAAGACAAACTTTAGAACCTCTCCTAATCCCTGCGTCGGAAGAGACTTTAGGAACAGCTCAGTGCAGACACTGACTCTGATGTGTTGATTTGACTTGCAGTTCTTAATGCAATCACAGTCTTTCGGTTCTCTTCTGGtttattcctttaatttttctgtcatcttatttatttttcactgcagTAACTTCTCTTTTACACTTAGATAAAAGAAGCTTATTAAAGCAGTTTGTTAAAATGGTTCATTTAGCTTTTCCCATCTCTCCCTACATCTATATGAATTAAAGTAATGTATTAATTGCTTTAATTAAggttataattttcttttatttcctgccAGAAAGATGAAAGCTTTAATAAGCTACTGGTATTTTTAGGTAGGTTCTTTAAAGGTTTTCAAGTCAAATCTGtaaatgctgctgctggtggaAGAGACAGCTGCTTCAACAGAGACACGCTGCTCACTTACTGAATACTGGACCAACTTCTTAGTCTCAAAATCTCAACAATTTTGTGTgtgtcttcaaaataaaaaagaacacttAAAAGACTCTACGAAAGCAGGTCCTTTTAATTTGCACTAATCCCATTGGCACAAATTTGCATTTAGTCCCCATGGCTCCTAAGCCTCTCTGGAAATTAGACTATAGCTTATAAGGACCCTTGAGTGCTTCTGAAAACATCTTCCTCATTCAACAAATTGATTGTTTCAAGAGAGACGTGGCCCTACGCCTACTTCAACCCATCATTTTGCTGAAGTGCCGACGGGTAGAACCAGCCGGTCTGCAAAGCGCAAAGACTTACGTCTGTGGACTGGTCTCCAGCATAGTGCCATATATCATCGATCATGCTGGTGAGgaggttgaggctggaagggatgtTATGCGGGAGCAGCAGGATGCTCAGAGCCTGCAAAGGAAATACACAAAGAAGTGGGAGAGTCAAAGAGAGGACATAGCATTAAAGCAGACCAACAATGCTCTGCTCTGTTATCTTTTCCCTGTTGCTGCTGACTTGCCTCCAACTCCCAGTGACCGGACCTCCCAGCTCTTTTAGCTAGCACTGGTCTTTCAAACAGGCTGGATTTGCGGGGAACGTATAGTGTGACAGCTGAGCTCAAGCCTCAGCACTTACTGGAGCCCAAAGCTCCCCGCTCAGCTCAAACACCACTCTTTTGTCTCTCTTGAGCTGCCTCTCCAGGCATGGAAACACAGCACAGGCTGAGCTGACTCACACTTGTGCTGTGCCCCTACGGGCAGGGAGTCAAGTCTCTCCTTTCTCTGAATTTGACTTTGAACTTAAAGCAGCTACCAAGAACAGCCAGCCATAATGGCCCTACTGGGATCCTGCAGCCTTTGAACATAGTAACACAACGCCAGGACAGTCACAAACCACCCACGTTCTTCACAAGACAAGTTATGCTAATCTGGAACAAAAACATGAATCCTGTCTTCTCTCTCTGCAAGAAGTGCTGGGTTCAGCTGCCCAGAGGCCAGCAGCGATTCTGGACAACAGATTGCAGCAATCTTTGCAGCCCAAGGTTGGGAACTCCTTGCTTATTACTGAGGCCACTATTCGATTCCTTTCCCACCCTGGGAAGAAAGGCTTGAGACTTCAATCTGAATTTGGAAGCACGGAGCTCTCTCAGTTCACAGATCTACCCTCAGGTTGCCAAGCGTTTGTCATTTGCACACTAGGCAGGCAGCTTCTTGCAACAAAGCAGCAGTTCTGTATTTCCAGGCATCAGATGATACGGGTGCAACCAGAACAATGCAGCAAGGAGCCTGACTTGCAGTGACACTGCACATAGGGATAAGCAGAGACACAGGTTACTCCCTAGGGATCCCAGATAGGTGGAGTGAATGATGGAGGTCTGCCTTTCCGGAACTGCAAGAAATAGTTGTTCTAAGGAAACCTTTAACTGCCTCTTTCCAAGGGTGTTCTACTTTTGAAGGGTATGAATCATTTGAAACCAGGGAGGGTTTCATTTACAGCCTTGAACTATTCTGGTGGAGAGACTACGCTGAAAACCACAGAGTGttcaaaatacacacaaaaaaatagaCCATCTTGATATTCATTTTATACCTGAGGCCATTTCTCAATATACGGAATCAGCATCCTCAGTCTGGCTTGCACAGCATCTCTCAGGAATTGATCTGTAGGCTTCTTCCTGggtgagaaaaacaaaatacaaatatgaaaaaCATCCAAGTTAAACTCAATTCTGAACTTGAAAGATCGATCTCTTGCATGCCTCAGCAACAGACAGGCAAAGTATTATGTATCCTTCATGCCTCTGGTCCAACCCCGTATCTGGGAAGGTGGTTCTGTTTGGCTAAATTACATTGTTTTCAACTTAAAGTATCCGTGTCCCAGGTGGCCTCTCTGCCTATCCAGTCCCCAAAGTCTGCCAAGGAAGATGTTTTTTCATACCCAATACTCACTCGGCTTCGCCCAGCTGCACTAGTTTTTgttcctgctccagcacctcagacAGCTTGGTGTTGCACTGAGACACAAAGTGCAGGATCAGTTCGCTGCCGTCACTGTGAAacatccctgcagcagcagcagagagacccAGGgtctgcagggaagggagaagcacAGACTGGGTCATACACTGCTAAGCAGAATCCAGCTGGGAAatacattgtatttattttgcaaagttaTATGAATTTAAACAAAGCAACACTGCATTAAAAACCTCTTCCTCTACGTGTTTTCCTCTCTTTAGGATCACTACATCGTGCCTTAGTTAAACTCTGACAGACTTATCCCTCTCAGATAATGCTGGGATGCGTTCCTGCCCAGTACCATTTGCCGACTAGGGTGCATCGCCCAAGAGTATGTGGGGGAAGCATGCAGGCCCGGCTGTCTTTGGACTTCAGCTCCATCCAGTTTTCAACTGGTTCTTTGCTTCTCTCCCCACATACCTTGGCTCCCTCTGCAATGGCTTCTGCAGTCCAGCCATGTTCAGGCACAAACTCCAGCGCTGCTGTGAGGATtcgatgctgcagctgctcctcgcTCTCATAGTCCTCAGACTCCTGGCCGCCCTGGCCAGTGTAACTATGAGAAGGTATTGTTACAGTGAGGGGAACGTCACCATCAAACATCAGCAACCTGGACTCTGCCACTCACTCACTGCCATCACTATGTGCAGGCACCCTTTGAGATCCGCTTAGCACAAATCTCACCTCCTCCTGTAAAATCCTTCCCTTtccagaaaaattattcttaacaAACCTTTGCCatgagagaagaagagaaaaataagagaggGCTCAATCTAGGAGCCTACCTGGAGACCAACTGGCCTCAGATTCCCCCTCCTTTAAGAAAACCCTAAAGTATAAGCATTCCCAATGGGGGCTTTATAGTTATGGGCACGTGGACAATATATTGTCCGTGTTTTGTGTAGATTTACACAAAAATCCAGAAGCGAAGACTTGTGCTTTGCGGACCAGAGAGGTTCCCTCTTGAAAGCAAGTCCCATCCTGTCTCCACGGCAGACAGTGGAATTTGCACCGTCACAGCAAACcagccctccagctgctgcagtcTGAAGCTTCATTAACTCTGGATCTCGTTGTCTCCAAGTTTCAGACGCAAGTTTCAGGAAAGCAAAGCCTTCTGATCCCACTGTCGGCAGGACAGCACTAGAAATAGCTAGTGAGTTACCTGGGGCGAGGGCCCTGAGGTTCCTGTTCAGGCTGGTGATTGGTTGGATGCAAATCAAACTGCTGCTGAGAGGAAGATGCCAATGGCTCCTTCTGCTCATCGGAGACTCTCCTCAGCACGGCCGAGGCCTGGAGAGCACGGTGAGGTGGGGAGACTTGGCACCTGACCACTAAAAGGGAAACCAAGAGAGTCAGATGTCTCCTTCCAACAAGAGGAAGTACAGAAAATTAGGGTGAAGAAGAAAGTTGCAGTAAGCAGAGCTGGAAAGAACACAAATTTCTAGAGGCAGTCTTTTTTTACACTCCTGAGAGGCACCCCTCTCAGCTGAGCTCACATTGACTTGATGAAAGTAACGTGAAAATGTTTTGTGGGGAAGAGAACGGTGCAGATGGAACGTATTGCAAATAGTTTCCCAATCTCAGACTGTAAACCAGGCACACAAACATACACTGACTCCCCTGCAGCACACCCTCTCTCCTTCTCGCTCCCTGATGGAGAGGAGTTAGAGGAAGGCGCTGACCCCTGAGCTCAGGGCAAGAGGCAAGGAACAGCCTGGAGAGCCAGCAATCTTAACAGATACAACACGCTGATCACGATGTGTGTTCCTCAGGCAACTCAAAGCCAACACAGCTTTCAGTTACAGCTACTCTGTGAGAATTTTTCATTGAACGGCagtgaggtttggggttttctttttttaataagctgGGGTTGCATGGCtcacgctttaaaaaaaaaaaaaaacacaaaacaaaccaccaccaccaccaaacccaacCACCCCTCCGCTTCCCTCGTGTGGAGCAGGGAGGTGTGAGGGGCTGGTTGGGCGCCAGGCCCGCTGAAGGGCTCTCCTCACACCAGGGCCTGCACAGCCCCCTtcaccccaccacccacccccccagagAGCCGCTTCACGGGCCAGGCTGCACCCCCAGGCAGGCCAAGGCCCGGCTTCACGGCCCACCTCCCAGACCCAAGGCCGTGAAGTCGAGTCGAGGCCTGCAACCCCGTGTCGCCCACTAGCGGCGCCCCGCTTCTGCCCTTCACCTCaccttcccccgccccgcccggccccgccccaccCGGCCCCGTCCCGCACGCTACGGACAACCGCCGCGTTCCCTCCACGTCCCGGctacgccgccgccgccgccgctcccctcacCCGCTCGTCCCCGCCACAGCCGCCAGCCCGCCCGCCGGAggccgcccgctgccgccgccgccgccatcttggaagCGGGCAGAGCGCGATGACGCGGCGCTGACGGCGTCAGTGCGAGACGGGGCGAGCtggggagaggcgaggagaggcGGCCTGAGGTGAGGGCGGCCGGGCAGCGCCTTGGCCCGTATTCCCCCTTTTTTACCCCTTAAAAAGGCTCTCCCGGGGCCTCGTCTGAGGCGgaggggttggggttggggttggggttggggttggggttggggttggggttggggttggggttggggttggggttggggttggggttggggttggggttggggttggggttgctGTGTGAAATTCCTTCACGTATCTTCTTCCTCGTCCCTGTAAACCGTTCCCGGCTTGGTGATTAAAGAGGTTTATTCTACCCtttctgtatgtatttaaaatattcatctgCTGTCGGGCCAGCGTAGTCGTTGGCTGCAGCCTGGGATCACGTCCTGGGCcgctggaaagctgcctgctgTGCATCGCAAGGTATGCCCAGAAAGCTTTAATTCCCAGTTTTGACGTGCTATATGCGGtagattttttaaataatgaagctGGCAGCCTTCAATATTGTGTTTAAAGCTCCTTTCTTGCCCTGTTTTGAGCAGTTCTGTTCAAGGACTGTTAAACGTGTGTGAATTTAAGATAAGGCCCCCTCCCTATGCCCAGCCCAGCATCTGCCCTGATCCAGCCCTTGGGCCTGATCCTGGCCATCGGGAATCCTCCTCAGTGGGATAGAGGAGAGTGCAAATTTCACCTTCTACTGGAAAATACAGTGGGAGAAAAatatctccccccccccccccccgctgtcaTCTCATCAAGAATATGACTGTGCATGCTTTGATGCTAACTCCTAGCCTTTACTTTGACTGAAGGCAGATGTAATGTCACATCTTTGAGGTGACTTTGAGATAGCTTCCTACTTTCTTTACGTTGCATTTCAAGGGACTGATGCGGGCTAGTTGTTGCTGTTGATGTAGTTTGGGCTCTGACTCATCTTGAAAGGTTGCAGCCTGCTGTTCTGAGAGGAAGGTGTGACTTTGGATTTATGTAGCTTATACACCTTATGTATATCTTTTGCAGTTTTCAGCCTGGGAAAGGTGGCTTTTAAATGAGATTAATATGTGTGTTTGCTAGCGTTACTGTCTGTCGTAATTGCTTAGCTTGTGTTGCATATGCATGCAAGGCCAACTGTGAGATGCTATAACCTGTAGAATACATCCAAGATCTTCGGCTCCTTGTCGGCGTGGGCTGCGTTAGTGCTAATTCCTACCAGAGTAGCTCAGACAAGGTGCAGGGTTATCCCGTTGTGAACTTGTTTGCAGTTTCCAGGAGAGAGGGGTTCATGGCACTTAGAGCCATAGGAACTGGGGATCAAAATAGGCTGCACGCCTGACTACAGGCAGTTGAGTATACTGTGGCCCTTCTGTAGGGCAGATTTTCTTCG encodes:
- the COQ9 gene encoding ubiquinone biosynthesis protein COQ9, mitochondrial isoform X2, whose product is MAAAAAAGGLRRAGWRLWRGRAVVRCQVSPPHRALQASAVLRRVSDEQKEPLASSSQQQFDLHPTNHQPEQEPQGPRPSYTGQGGQESEDYESEEQLQHRILTAALEFVPEHGWTAEAIAEGAKTLGLSAAAAGMFHSDGSELILHFVSQCNTKLSEVLEQEQKLVQLGEAEKKPTDQFLRDAVQARLRMLIPYIEKWPQALSILLLPHNIPSSLNLLTSMIDDIWHYAGDQSTDFNWYTRRAVLTGIYNTTELVMMQDSSPDFEDTWRFLENRVADAMNMGNTANQVQSTGEAVVQGLMGAAVTSLHWKS
- the COQ9 gene encoding ubiquinone biosynthesis protein COQ9, mitochondrial isoform X1; the protein is MAAAAAAGGLRRAGWRLWRGRAVVRCQVSPPHRALQASAVLRRVSDEQKEPLASSSQQQFDLHPTNHQPEQEPQGPRPSYTGQGGQESEDYESEEQLQHRILTAALEFVPEHGWTAEAIAEGAKTLGLSAAAAGMFHSDGSELILHFVSQCNTKLSEVLEQEQKLVQLGEAEKKPTDQFLRDAVQARLRMLIPYIEKWPQALSILLLPHNIPSSLNLLTSMIDDIWHYAGDQSTDFNWYTRRAVLTGIYNTTELVMMQDSSPDFEDTWRFLENRVADAMNMGNTANQVQSTGEAVVQGLMGAAVTIKNLAGLNQRR